The proteins below are encoded in one region of Rhododendron vialii isolate Sample 1 chromosome 7a, ASM3025357v1:
- the LOC131333298 gene encoding digalactosyldiacylglycerol synthase 2, chloroplastic — MDKKQHVSIFTTASLPWMTGTAVNPLFRAVYLAKEEERKVTLVIPWLSLKDQECVYPDKMRFNSPSEQQKYIYQWLEDRTGFPSRFDIRFYPGKFSKYKRSILAVGDITEVIPDDEADIAVLEEPEHLTWYHHGKRWKTKFHLVVGVVHTNYLEYVRREKNGQVQAFLLKYINSWVISIYCHKVIRLSAATQDLPRSIICNIHGVNPKFLEIGKKKNEQQQNGNPAFSKGAYYIGKMLWSKGYKELFELLHDHQKDLGGLEVDLYGSGEDSAEIQEAVKKLKLAVRVHPGRDHADPLFHDYKVFLNPSTTDVVCTTTAEALAMGKIVVCANHPSNDFFKQFPNCRTYEDDEGFVEATKKALSEEPTPLTDSHRHELSWEAATERFLRAAELDQTPPKRLTKSSSKLFMSTSMDLRRNIEDASALVHFVGTGFLRLQPDKDQSKELGLASP; from the exons ATGGATAAGAAGCAGCATGTTTCGATATTTACTACTGCAAGTCTGCCATGGATGACTGGAACAGCTGTCAACCCTCTGTTCCGTGCTGTCTATCTTgcaaaagaagaggagagaaaggtCACTCTGGTGATTCCTTGGTTGTCTTTGAAGGATCAAGAATGCGTTTATCCCGACAAAATGAGATTTAACTCACCTTCTGAACAACAGAAATACATCTATCAGTGGTTAGAGGATCGAACTGGATTTCCATCTCGTTTTGATATACGTTTTTATCCAGGAAAG TTCTCTAAATATAAAAGGAGTATTCTTGCTGTGGGGGATATTACAGAAGTCATCCCTGATGACGAGGCAGATATTGCCGTCCTTGAGGAACCCGAGCATCTTACATGGTATCACCATGGGAAGAGATGGAAAACGAAATTCCACCTGGTTGTAGGAGTTGTTCACACCAATTATTTGGAATATGTGAGGAGAGAAAAGAATGGACAAGTTCAAGCATTTTTGCTGAAGTACATCAACAGTTGGGTTATTAGTATATACTGCCATAAG GTGATACGTTTATCTGCTGCCACCCAGGATCTTCCAAGATCAATTATATGCAATATTCATGGAGTCAATCCCAAGTTCCTTgagattggaaagaaaaagaacgaacaacaacaaaatggcaACCCGGCCTTCAGCAAAGGTGCATATTACATTGGTAAGATGCTGTGGAGCAAAGGCTATAAGGAGCTATTTGAACTTCTGCACGATCATCAAAAGGATCTAGGTGGACTTGAGGTTGATTTATATGGGAGTGGGGAGGACTCTGCTGAAATTCAGGAAGCTGTCAAGAAATTGAAATTAGCAGTCAGGGTTCATCCTGGCCGTGACCATGCTGATCCTCTCTTTCATGA CTATAAAGTGTTCCTAAATCCAAGCACTACAGATGTGGTATGTACAACAACAGCAGAAGCATTGGCAATGGGCAAAATAGTGGTATGTGCCAATCATCCTTCGAATGACTTCTTCAAGCAGTTCCCAAATTGCCGAACGTATGAGGATGATGAGGGCTTTGTTGAAGCTACAAAGAAGGCATTGTCTGAAGAACCAACCCCTTTGACCGATTCACATAGGCATGAGCTTTCGTGGGAAGCGGCCACAGAAAGGTTTCTAAGGGCTGCTGAGCTGGACCAGACACCTCCAAAAAGACTGACAAAGAGCTCTTCCAAGCTTTTTATGTCCACGTCTATGGATTTGAGGAGGAACATTGAAGATGCATCGGCATTGGTGCATTTTGTGGGAACTGGGTTTTTAAGGCTTCAACCAGATAAAGATCAAAGTAAAGAGCTTGGTTTGGCATCCCCTTAA
- the LOC131333303 gene encoding uncharacterized protein LOC131333303, translating into MLTGRSDVLPELGSSKNLLHSGSGSELSDDEEAGASDQILYTASFKELAAKNVQYETIIWVSISLLLVLAWGVGIIMLLYLPFKRYVLQKDISSRKLYVTPHAIVYKVSRPSFLPFWGVVSIERHVPLSQVIDVIIEQGCLQSVYGIHTFRVESIAYGKAAPVDELRVQGVSNPGLLRKIIVTEASKVILEVGRSWRPASQIAEGETMVRMGSFEGPAVFRSPSKSWKVVGSPRHASVEQRGPLHAVLLLHKLDEVNKSVKKIESLIEKFQSSEERSSSSRISPVRRLEF; encoded by the exons ATGTTGACGGGCCGTTCAGATGTGCTGCCAGAACTTGGCTCATCAAAGAATCTGCTGCATTCTGGTTCTGGGTCAGAGCTTAGTGATGATGAAGAAGCCGGAGCTTCTGATCAGATACTGTACACAGCATCTTTCAAGGAACTTGCTGCAAAAAATGTGCAGTATGAAACCATTATATGGGTTTCAATATCCCTGCTACTAGTTTTAGCTTGGGGAGTAGGAATCATCATGTTGCTGTATCTGCCTTTCAAAAGATATGTGCTTCAGAAGGATATTTCCTCACGTAAACTCTATGTTACTCCTCATGCAATAGTCTACAAG GTGTCAAGACCTTCCTTTTTACCCTTTTGGGGAGTAGTATCAATAGAAAGGCATGTACCTCTGTCACAGGTGATCGATGTTATCATTGAACAAG GCTGCTTGCAATCAGTATATGGAATCCACACCTTTAGGGTCGAAAGCATAGCCTATGGAAAAGCCGCTCCTGTTGATGAACTGCGGGTGCAAGGGGTATCTAACCCTGGACTTCTGAGGAAG ATCATTGTAACTGAAGCCTCCAAGGTCATACTAGAAGTTGGTAGAAGCTGGAGACCTGCTTCTCAAATCGCTGAAGGGGAAACTATGGTTCGGATGGGTTCTTTCGAGGGTCCAGCTGTTTTTAGATCACCGTCCAAAAGTTGGAAG GTCGTGGGTTCCCCGCGTCATGCTTCAGTTGAGCAGAGAGGTCCACTTCATGCTGTTTTGCTGCTACATAAACTAGACGAGGTTAACAAATCAGTAAAG AAAATTGAGTCGCTTATAGAGAAGTTCCAATCCTCAGAAGAGAGAAGCAGCTCAAGTCGCATTTCCCCTGTAAGAAGACTCGAATTCTAG